The following coding sequences lie in one Lolium perenne isolate Kyuss_39 chromosome 2, Kyuss_2.0, whole genome shotgun sequence genomic window:
- the LOC127331263 gene encoding GDSL esterase/lipase At1g28600, protein MAPFSRFLLAVALLPVVDVAAGAAPRGTRYSGIFSFGDSLTDTGNSLRLAATGSGPSSRPPYGETFFRHPTGRASDGRLVIDFIVEALGLPNPRPYLAGKSAGDFRRGVNFAVGGSTALGPDFFDSRGLKPFVPVSFTNQTSWFKDVLQLLGSVHEQRRMMARSLFLVGEIGVNDYLVALGNNTVGAGEMRTFVPHIVAAVRSVLTEVIAAGAKTVLVPGMIPLGCEPQLLALYRSGDYDPETGCITELNDLAELHNRALNGMLRQLRRAHPGVAILYADLYTAVADFIVSPRKYGFRDKPLAACCGGGKGAYNFNMTAFCGAAGTAACADPSEFVSWDGVHFTEAANRHIACATLKINSPTLLNPWTAEAMQRVRCAA, encoded by the exons ATGGCGCCATTTTCACGATTTCTCTTGGCGGTGGCGCTCCTCCCCGTCGTCGACGTCGCTGCCGGTGCTGCGCCCCGCGGCACGCGCTACTCCGGCATCTTCAGCTTCGGCGACTCCCTCACCGACACCGGGAACTCGCTGCGTCTAGCGGCCACCGGTTCGGGGCCATCCAGCCGGCCGCCATACGGCGAGACCTTCTTCCGCCACCCCACCGGTCGGGCGTCCGACGGCCGGCTCGTCATCGACTTCATCG TTGAGGCGCTGGGGCTACCGAACCCAAGGCCGTATCTCGCCGGCAAGAGTGCAGGCGATTTCCGGCGCGGCGTGAACTTTGCGGTGGGTGGATCAACGGCGCTTGGCCCAGATTTCTTCGACAGCAGAGGGCTTAAGCCGTTCGTGCctgtttctttcacaaaccaaacCAGCTGGTTCAAGGACGTTTTACAGCTTCTTGGCTCGGTTCACG AGCAGAGAAGGATGATGGCGAGGTCGCTGTTCCTGGTCGGAGAGATTGGAGTCAATGACTACCTGGTGGCCTTGGGGAACAACACCGTCGGGGCCGGGGAGATGCGGACCTTCGTGCCGCACATCGTGGCCGCCGTCCGCTCAGTCCTGACC GAGGTGATCGCCGCCGGAGCGAAAACGGTCCTAGTTCCGGGCATGATACCGCTCGGGTGCGAGCCGCAGCTGCTGGCTCTCTACAGGAGCGGCGACTACGACCCGGAGACCGGATGCATCACGGAGCTCAACGATCTCGCCGAGCTGCACAACCGCGCGCTGAACGGCATGCTCCGTCAGCTCCGGCGAGCTCACCCGGGCGTGGCCATCCTCTATGCAGACCTCTACACCGCCGTCGCCGACTTCATCGTTTCGCCGCGAAAATACG GGTTTAGGGATAAGCCGCTGGCGGCGTGCTGCGGCGGCGGGAAGGGCGCCTACAACTTCAACATGACGGCCTTCTGCGGCGCGGCGGGGACGGCGGCGTGCGCCGACCCGTCGGAGTTCGTGTCCTGGGATGGGGTGCACTTCACGGAGGCCGCCAATAGGCACATCGCCTGCGCCACGCTCAAGATCAACTCGCCCACCCTGCTAAACCCGTGGACGGCGGAGGCGATGCAAAGGGTTAGGTGCGCCGCGTGA